A part of Cryptococcus tetragattii IND107 chromosome 3, whole genome shotgun sequence genomic DNA contains:
- a CDS encoding CDP-diacylglycerol-serine O-phosphatidyltransferase — protein MAPQQRKQPDMAQEKQRALHQYRNDHGHFSLVRNFRLADLITIMNGVCGTLSILSCARYILLSANLAGPPSAGALRTLYFAHLLPVLGFGFDALDGKVARWMGGGSMLGQEMDSLADLVSFGVAPAVLAFTLGLRTPLDLFALLLFVSCGLARLARFNATVALIPSDPSGKSKYFEGLPIPSSLALTTMMAWWVKQGTYAHPTGFTKHSDVPFGVVTLWGENGGWGQVHVVSALFAVWGAMMVSKTLRIPKL, from the exons ATGGCCCCCCAGCAACGCAAGCAGCCGGATATGGCgcaggagaagcagagggcGCTGCATCAGTACAGGAACGATCACGGCCACTTTTCCCTCGTCCG CAACTTCCGCCTGGCGGACCTGATCACGATCATGAACGGAGTATGCGGcaccctctccatcctctcctgcGCCCGctacatcctcctctccgccaACCTCGCCGGGCCGCCCTCCGCCGGCGCCCTCCGCACACTCTACTTTGCGCACCTCCTCCCCGTCCTCGGCTTCGGCTTCGACGCCCTCGACGGCAAGGTCGCACGGTGGATGGGCGGCGGCTCCATGCTCGGCCAGGAGATGGACTCGTTGGCCGACCTCGTCTCGTTCGGCGTCGCGCCCGCCGTACTCGCATTCACACTCGGCCTCCGCACACCCCTCGACCtcttcgccctcctcctctttgtcTCCTGCGGCCTCGCCCGCCTCGCCAGGTTCAACGCCACCGTTGCACTCATCCCCTCCGACCCCTCGGGCAAATCAAAGTACTTTGAGGgcctccccatcccctccaGTCTCGCACTCACCACCATGATGGCCTGGTGGGTCAAGCAAGGCACCTACGCCCATCCCACCGGCTTCACCAAGCACAGCGACGTGCCCTTTGGCGTGGTCACCCTTTGGGGGGAAAACGGAGGATGGGGTCAAGTACATGTCGTCAGTGCCCTCTTTGCCGTCTGGGGAGCCATGATGGTCAGCAAGACTTTACGA ATCCCAAAACTGTAA